TTCTTATGACAGATATAAAGAAGCGAATATGAATAAAGAACTAATAAAACAAGCACATTCTTTAAATGAAGAACTCATTTTGCCCAATCATATTATTAAAAATACAGAAATAAAAAAAGTTCTTTTAAGACACTTTGATATTATTCCTTATAATATGGTCTTAAAAAAACTAAGTCTTGATGAAATGAATTCTTTTATATTAATTGATGTTTTAGACAATACAACGTATTCTAAATTAATGCAAAACAGATTTTTGAAATACTATAAAAGAAGCAGTATTGAATACAGCAATACAGATGCTATTGTAAAACAAGCTATTATTCAAAATAAGGGAAAAAAGTTTTCAAAAAACCGAGCTCTACTTGTTTTGCCTAAGTATATACAAGATGAATTTTTGTTGGAAAAAAGAGTTACTAATCAAATTAAAAATATCTTTCCAGAAGATACTAAAATAGAGTATTTAAATACCTTTAGCTCAAATATTGTTAGTTATAACTATTCACTAAGTTTAAAGATTTCTCAACCTATCGAATTATTTAATTTAATTGACAACTTGAATGAAGAAGTGTATTCTATAAATATCTCTTATCCTTTGAAGTTGAATGTGAATGAAGAGGATGAAATTGAAGTGGATTTTTTACTTCAGTTTCATCAAAATAAAAAAGCCAAATAAACTTACCAGACTTTTAATTCATTGTAAATTGAATCTCTCTCCACTGGAATAAAACCAGAGTTTTTAATTAAATCCACAAAGTTCTTCACTTCAATCCCATAAGCACTTGAAGCTCCTGCCGCACTTTGAATGGATTCTTTCTCAATGGTTCCATCTAAGTCATTTGCTCCAAACTCTTGCGCGATTAAAGCAAGTTTTACAGTTGATGTAGCCCAGTATGCTTTTATATTTGAGAAGTTATCTAAAACAATTCTTGAGATACAGTAGGTTTTTAATATTTCTTGCCCGCTTAGAGCTTTTTTAACTTTTAAGAAATTATTTTCTGTTTGATAAACAAGGGGAATAAAAGCATTGAAACCACCTGTAATGTCTTGAAGGTCTCTTAATCTCATCATATGATCAATTCTATGTTCACGTGTCTCTATATGGCCAAATAACATGGTTGCATTACTTTTTTTGCCTGCTTCATGCCATAACTTATGTATTTCTAACCATTGTGCAGAAGTAACCTTTCCTCCACAAATTCTTTTCCTTACTTTTTCATCAAAAATTTCAGCTCCACCACCTGGCATTGAATCAATACCATGATCTTTCATCATGGCAATTAATTCTTTATAAGTTAGATTATATTCAGTGCTCAAAAAATGAACTTCTGCTGCGGTTAAAGCTTTAACATGAATTAAAGGATAGGCTTTTTTAATCTTTTTAAAAACATCCATATACCATTGTAAACCTGTTTTTGGATTATGAGCAGATACAATATGTACTTCTTTAATTCCATTTTTACTAGAGTTTTTTACAACATCGAGAATTTCATCATGAGTCATAGTATATTGCAAAGGATTTTTTCTACTTGAAGAATAGGCACAAAAATGGCATACATCTTTACAAACATTGGTTGGATTTATATGCCTATTGATATTAAAATAGGTTTTTTTCTTGTGTTTTGCTACTCTTATTTTATTGGCATATTTGCCTAAAGTAAAAAGGTCTAAATCATAAAGTTGTATTGCATCTTCATATGACAATCGTTCATTTTTATCTAATTTTTCTAATATACTCATATTTTCCTACTTACAGTCTATATCTTTAGTAGGTAATTGATTTTTTTTGTATACAAAAATCAAGCCCCTACATTGTGTGTTATTATTTAAGTTGGTGAATTTTATCTTAAATAAATGTCCTTTTCGCTTAGTATTCTCATTTTTTACTTCACTTTTGTTATATACAGTTATATTTGCTACATTTTCATAACTTAAAAGTGCCAAATATTCTTTTATTTTCAATTCTTTGCTAATAGAAACGACATACATTAATGCCAAAGATATTGTAATAATTACTGATATTAAAATGACAGTAGTTTTTGGGATTTTTCTTGTTTTTATCATACTAATAAATCTTCCAAAGGAAAAAAATTATTTGCTTTTTCATCATAATAAGATATTGTTCCATCTTCAAGTGTATAATACCAACCATGAATAATAAGTTCTTTATTTTTTACTTTTTCCTGTACTGCTGGGTAGGTCAAAAGATTTTTTAATTGATATTTGATTGAATTTTTTTCTGTTTCTCTGTACATTTCTTCTTTTGTATTAAAGTTCGCATTTTTAAGTGTTATCGCTTTTGCTTCTTCTCCCAGTTTTAACCAGGTTTTAACGTGCGCTAATTCTTTTGTATTTGGTATGTCTTTGTACAAACTTTCACAGGCCCCACAATGTGAATGTCCACAAACAATAATGTTTTTTACGCCTAAAACAGAAACAGCATATTCAATAGCAGCAGCAGAACCATGGTAGTCTTCATCGTGTTTATATTGTGGTACAAAGTTTCCTACATTTCTTAATATAAACATATCTCCTGGTCTGGTATTTAACATTAAATCAGGAGTAACACGAGAATCACAACAAGAAATAAATAAAACTTCAGGTTTTTGTCCGTGTTTGATTGTTTCATCCATATCTTTTTTAAAATTAGGAAAACGGTCTTTTCTGAATATTTTGTTTCCTTTTATTAAATCTCTAATTGGCATTATTTACTCACTATTTTGATTGTTTTTTTATCATTAACAGTTATCAGCGTAATTTTTTTTATGCTGTCTTCATCGTCTCTTCTTGGTTCATAATATTCAATAATATAATCAATTTTATCACAAGAAACTAAGGTAGTAAAGTTAGATAATTTAAGCGTTTCACATTTTTTTGCATTGATTGCATCTGCAAAAATAGGAGCCAAACAAAAGCCAAGCAGTAATAGTATTTTATTCATTTATATATCCTTTTAGTAAATTACAAACTTCTTGTAAGTCATGTTCACTTATATCAATTTTTGCTATAAGTCGTATAATGGCTTTTTTTACAGTGGGTTGCCTTATTGCACCCACTAAAAAACCTTTGTCTTTCAGCATGTTTTGAATTTCAATAACTTTTTTATTATCATTTATTATAATAGGAATTATCAAACTTTTGGACTTTATTCCCAAAGTTTTTTCAATAATATTTAAATTCTTTTCAATTTTTTCTCTTATTGTCTCTTTGTTTTTAATGATATAGTTTAATGCTTCATTTCCTAAAGCAGTATCAAATAAAGAAGGTGCAGTTGTGTAAATCATAGCTTTGGCTCTGTTTTGTAAGAATGAAATAATATGTGATGAGGCCAAAATATACGCGCCATAAGAAGCATATGATTTTCCCAGTGTTCCCATTTTAATGTGATTTTTTTCAACTTTAATATTATAATAATCAAAAATACCAAATAAGTTATCTCCCAATACACCAGAAGAATGGGCTTCATCAACAATTAATAAAGAAGAGTATTCATTTGCTAAAGAAAAAATATCTTTATTGGCTAAATCCCCGTGCATAGAATATACGCCTTCAATAGCAATTATTCTTCTGCCTTTTACTTTTGTTTCTTTAAGTAAAGTATCTAAATGATCAGCATCATTGTGTTTAAAAATAAGAACTTGTTCTTTTTTCAAGTGCTGTATTGCAAACATGCCACTTGCATGATATTCTTCATCAATAAATAAAACATCGCTTTTTCGTATAAGTGCATCAAACATCGATAGATTTGCCAAAAATCCAGAGCCTATTATTATTGCCTCTTCAAAATGGTTGACTTTTATCAGGTTTTGTTCAAATTCGTGATGTATAAGACTGTAGCCATTTACAAGCATTGAAGCTTTAGGTGAATGAGAATCAAGTTTTGAAAGTTTTATATAGGCATTATGAAGTAAATCTTTATTGCGCGCTAATCCCAAATAATCATTGGATGCAAGATCAATTAAATCTTGATTATGAATGGTTCTTTGTCTAAAGCGATTGGCTTTTTTGATTGCATGTAACTCTTTTGAATACAAAAAGTCTCCTCTTGTTAGTAGTGAATTATAGTCAATTCTTTATTAAATTTACAAGTATTTTTTGATTAACATAAAGAGTATTTATTTAGCTATAAAAGCATAAATAATAAAAAAGTAAAGAAAAATATACTTTTCTTGTTAATCCCAAGTAATTTAATAAGGATATTTTATAATTTTATAAATAATTATAATTTTTAATATTTATAAGTTTATTTTTAATTATTAATTGAAACATAAGCATGACTTTTTCAGGCAGTAAATTAATTATAAATATTATTATTTGTTTTTAAAACCATATTAAAAGCGATAGGTAGTTATTTTTTAAATATTTTATTTTTTAAGAAAAATACTTTTTTTAATGATACTTATTCTTATTAACTAAATTTAAATTACTAAATAATTGTCTATTTGAACTTAATAAGTGACTTTGTTATAAATATAAAAAAATAACAAAAACTTAATACTTTTATTATAATTTTTAGATTAAAATTACTTATATATAAAATATAAAAATATATTATTAAAAAGGACATACAATGTTTAAAACTATGACAATAAGAGCCAAACTGGCCTTAGTATCTGTATTATCTTTATTGTTATTGGGTACCGCTATTATTGTAATCTCAGTAAGTCAGTCAACAATAGCACTTAAAGAAGCGGAATTTAATAAACTTTCAAGTGTTGAAGCTGCAAAGAAAAATGAAATTGTTAATTATTTACAGTCTTTAAAAGGTTTATTGGTTTCAATGGCAAATTCGCAGCTTACAAAAGAAGCATATGTCGGTTTTGAAAAAGGCTTTTATGCCATAGAGAATGAAGTACAGCTGGATG
The Campylobacteraceae bacterium genome window above contains:
- the mqnE gene encoding aminofutalosine synthase MqnE, which codes for MSILEKLDKNERLSYEDAIQLYDLDLFTLGKYANKIRVAKHKKKTYFNINRHINPTNVCKDVCHFCAYSSSRKNPLQYTMTHDEILDVVKNSSKNGIKEVHIVSAHNPKTGLQWYMDVFKKIKKAYPLIHVKALTAAEVHFLSTEYNLTYKELIAMMKDHGIDSMPGGGAEIFDEKVRKRICGGKVTSAQWLEIHKLWHEAGKKSNATMLFGHIETREHRIDHMMRLRDLQDITGGFNAFIPLVYQTENNFLKVKKALSGQEILKTYCISRIVLDNFSNIKAYWATSTVKLALIAQEFGANDLDGTIEKESIQSAAGASSAYGIEVKNFVDLIKNSGFIPVERDSIYNELKVW
- a CDS encoding pyridoxal phosphate-dependent aminotransferase family protein; protein product: MYSKELHAIKKANRFRQRTIHNQDLIDLASNDYLGLARNKDLLHNAYIKLSKLDSHSPKASMLVNGYSLIHHEFEQNLIKVNHFEEAIIIGSGFLANLSMFDALIRKSDVLFIDEEYHASGMFAIQHLKKEQVLIFKHNDADHLDTLLKETKVKGRRIIAIEGVYSMHGDLANKDIFSLANEYSSLLIVDEAHSSGVLGDNLFGIFDYYNIKVEKNHIKMGTLGKSYASYGAYILASSHIISFLQNRAKAMIYTTAPSLFDTALGNEALNYIIKNKETIREKIEKNLNIIEKTLGIKSKSLIIPIIINDNKKVIEIQNMLKDKGFLVGAIRQPTVKKAIIRLIAKIDISEHDLQEVCNLLKGYINE
- a CDS encoding carbonic anhydrase, producing the protein MPIRDLIKGNKIFRKDRFPNFKKDMDETIKHGQKPEVLFISCCDSRVTPDLMLNTRPGDMFILRNVGNFVPQYKHDEDYHGSAAAIEYAVSVLGVKNIIVCGHSHCGACESLYKDIPNTKELAHVKTWLKLGEEAKAITLKNANFNTKEEMYRETEKNSIKYQLKNLLTYPAVQEKVKNKELIIHGWYYTLEDGTISYYDEKANNFFPLEDLLV